A part of Marinomonas rhizomae genomic DNA contains:
- a CDS encoding 5-dehydro-4-deoxyglucarate dehydratase: MAFSVEQMRGALSDGLLSFPVTDFDANGKFNAETYKERLESFIKHGVSSIFIAGGTGEFFSLDEEDFREIVKVSVATVKGRVPVIAAAGRSVKDASNFSKIAADAGCDGILLMPPFLTECPEDGIIEYASAVMASADTQFIYYNRGNGILSAESVKELAARNPNMVALKDGVGNIAALNDTIKTVGDRLVYIGGVPTAEIFAEAYLSIGVNTYSSAAYNFMPEMAMDFYKALRGGDQATVTRIIQDFFIPFCRLRDTKKGYAVSLIKAGAALKGISAGDVRPPLTMPNAADLAALKAIIERN; the protein is encoded by the coding sequence GCGCGGCGCTCTAAGTGATGGTCTTTTATCATTCCCGGTAACTGACTTCGATGCGAACGGTAAATTTAACGCTGAGACATATAAAGAGCGCCTAGAGTCGTTCATCAAGCACGGCGTTTCTTCAATTTTCATTGCTGGTGGCACTGGCGAGTTTTTCTCTCTTGATGAAGAAGACTTCCGCGAAATCGTTAAGGTTTCTGTTGCAACAGTAAAAGGTCGTGTACCAGTAATTGCTGCTGCAGGCCGCAGCGTAAAAGATGCGTCTAACTTTTCTAAAATTGCTGCAGATGCAGGTTGTGATGGTATCTTGTTGATGCCTCCATTCTTAACGGAATGCCCAGAAGACGGCATCATAGAATACGCATCGGCGGTTATGGCGAGCGCTGATACTCAATTTATTTACTATAACCGTGGTAATGGCATTTTAAGCGCTGAGTCTGTTAAAGAGCTGGCTGCTCGTAACCCGAACATGGTGGCGCTAAAAGATGGCGTGGGTAACATCGCAGCATTGAATGACACGATTAAAACAGTAGGTGATCGTCTAGTTTACATCGGTGGTGTTCCAACGGCTGAGATCTTTGCTGAAGCCTACCTTTCAATTGGTGTTAATACATATTCATCTGCTGCGTACAACTTCATGCCTGAAATGGCGATGGACTTTTATAAAGCATTGCGTGGTGGTGATCAGGCAACGGTAACGCGTATTATTCAAGATTTCTTCATTCCTTTCTGTCGCCTACGTGACACTAAGAAGGGTTATGCGGTAAGTCTGATTAAAGCTGGTGCGGCACTGAAAGGCATCTCAGCTGGCGATGTGCGTCCGCCTCTTACTATGCCAAACGCTGCAGATCTTGCTGCTTTAAAAGCGATTATTGAACGTAATTAA
- a CDS encoding glucarate dehydratase family protein: MFTTIKKMQVVPVAGYDSFLLNLSGGHAPWFIRTVVVLEDNDGNIGLGEVPATDKIISTLEECRALVEGQSVGKWKSIISDVRNATSGKADDVRGNQTFDLRTAVHVITAIESALLDLAGQNMGLPVVDLLGQYGKQRDEVEALGYLFFLGDRTKTNLPYPTYDNPVDEWDRVRGLEAVTPDSIATLAKAAYDRYGFKDFKLKGGVLDGHQEADCIRALYEAFPEARLTLDPNGAWTLDQAVEYLDPIKHMLSYAEDPCGQEGAWSGRETMSEFKRRTGLKTATNMIATDWKQFKNAVRMDSVDIPLADCHFWTMQGAVAVGELCNEWGMTWGSHSNNHFDISLAMMTHVAAACPGEVTAIDTHWIWQDGQRVTKDPLKIRGGKITVPTKPGLGIELDREKLMEAHELYKTLTLGQRDDSQAMQFLIPGWTFDSKKPALVR; this comes from the coding sequence ATGTTTACAACAATTAAAAAAATGCAGGTAGTGCCAGTTGCTGGCTATGATAGTTTTCTGCTGAATCTTAGTGGTGGTCATGCACCATGGTTTATTCGTACAGTAGTAGTACTGGAAGATAATGATGGCAATATCGGCCTAGGCGAAGTGCCAGCAACCGATAAAATTATTTCTACACTGGAAGAATGTCGCGCCCTAGTCGAAGGGCAGAGCGTCGGAAAGTGGAAAAGCATTATTAGTGATGTGCGTAATGCGACATCCGGTAAAGCGGATGATGTTCGCGGTAACCAAACCTTTGACCTTAGAACGGCCGTTCACGTTATTACAGCAATTGAGTCTGCATTGTTGGATTTGGCTGGTCAAAATATGGGCTTACCTGTTGTTGATTTACTTGGTCAATATGGCAAACAGCGCGACGAAGTTGAAGCGTTAGGCTATTTATTTTTCCTAGGTGACCGCACCAAAACAAACTTGCCTTACCCAACCTATGACAATCCTGTTGATGAGTGGGATCGTGTTCGTGGTCTAGAAGCCGTGACGCCAGATTCTATAGCAACACTCGCAAAAGCCGCTTACGACCGTTATGGCTTCAAAGACTTTAAATTAAAAGGTGGTGTTCTTGATGGCCATCAAGAAGCAGATTGTATTCGCGCATTATACGAAGCTTTCCCTGAAGCACGTTTGACGTTAGATCCAAATGGCGCTTGGACGCTTGATCAGGCAGTAGAATATCTAGATCCAATTAAACATATGCTGAGCTACGCAGAAGACCCTTGTGGTCAAGAAGGTGCTTGGTCTGGTCGCGAGACCATGTCTGAATTCAAACGCAGAACCGGTTTGAAAACCGCAACAAACATGATCGCAACGGACTGGAAACAGTTTAAAAATGCAGTGCGTATGGATTCTGTTGATATTCCACTAGCGGATTGCCATTTTTGGACTATGCAAGGTGCCGTAGCCGTAGGTGAATTATGTAACGAGTGGGGCATGACGTGGGGATCCCACAGTAACAACCACTTCGATATTTCCTTAGCGATGATGACGCATGTTGCTGCAGCTTGTCCTGGTGAAGTGACCGCAATTGATACCCATTGGATTTGGCAAGATGGCCAGCGCGTTACCAAAGACCCATTAAAAATTCGTGGTGGCAAAATTACCGTACCAACTAAACCTGGTTTAGGTATTGAATTGGACCGTGAAAAACTGATGGAAGCGCACGAATTATATAAAACGTTAACCTTAGGGCAGCGTGACGATAGTCAGGCAATGCAGTTCCTTATTCCGGGTTGGACATTTGATTCTAAGAAACCAGCGCTTGTTAGATAG
- a CDS encoding FadR/GntR family transcriptional regulator — MAKSLQIERVGKGDSLASNVAKQLEKQISAGHISVGDKLPTENALCDLFGVSRTVIREAITQLKSLGLVETKRGVGTSVIRAQSSETLFAYQIDPTAITDILHILEMRLSVETTACELAALRRSEEDVAILEKHFNEFDEALSRGELARKEDYAFHLAICSATRNPFLKQFYEQFNKNVIPRAKLINTDLEQVATDEYLRRIRSEHLEIFNCIRDQNAEGARQAMHNHLYRAYHLYERYQSDNTFDLE, encoded by the coding sequence GTGGCTAAATCACTACAAATAGAGCGAGTAGGTAAGGGCGATAGCTTAGCAAGCAATGTTGCAAAACAACTTGAAAAGCAGATCTCGGCTGGCCATATTTCTGTTGGCGATAAATTACCAACAGAAAATGCATTATGCGACCTATTTGGTGTGAGCCGTACCGTTATCCGAGAAGCAATTACACAGCTTAAATCACTTGGACTAGTTGAAACGAAACGAGGGGTTGGTACCAGCGTTATTCGTGCTCAGTCTAGTGAGACGTTGTTTGCTTATCAGATTGACCCCACTGCCATTACCGATATTCTACATATCTTAGAAATGCGTTTGAGTGTGGAAACAACCGCTTGTGAGCTGGCTGCTTTACGTCGCTCAGAAGAAGACGTGGCAATACTTGAGAAGCATTTTAATGAGTTTGACGAGGCTCTAAGCCGAGGCGAATTAGCACGAAAAGAAGACTATGCTTTTCATTTAGCTATTTGTTCCGCTACTCGTAACCCTTTTCTTAAACAGTTCTATGAACAGTTTAATAAGAACGTTATCCCCAGAGCAAAGTTAATAAATACAGACTTGGAGCAAGTTGCAACAGACGAATACTTACGTCGTATTCGATCTGAGCACCTTGAGATCTTTAACTGTATTAGAGACCAAAATGCAGAAGGTGCCAGACAGGCAATGCATAACCATTTATATCGTGCCTATCACCTATATGAACGTTATCAAAGCGATAATACGTTTGATTTAGAGTGA